One genomic window of Candidatus Nitrosotenuis uzonensis includes the following:
- a CDS encoding NAD-dependent epimerase/dehydratase family protein: MNQVFVTGGSGFVGSHLVDKLVEDGKKVTVLDDFSNGNQENLRSVKDKIKIIDFDISGSWETLSDTNPDVIFHLATHPRSFSLQNPVRNMEVNVLGTLNVLEFAKKKRSKVIYTSNSGICGDPKFLPVTEDHQDDCKTPYDANKLVGENYAKIYHEIHGLHTITFRLATVYGERQRPNLRLGWKPLIPQLVEDIESGRNPIINWDGEQTRDLIHVDDVVRALILGAESEKYGGEMFLLSTNVETSVNKVLQLISKITGKNVEVKYVDKLPGDLRRMVLSYEKAKNAFGFVPQISVEIGIQRYVNWYRKNKR; this comes from the coding sequence TGATTTTTCAAATGGGAATCAAGAAAATTTACGTTCAGTCAAGGATAAGATCAAGATTATTGATTTTGATATATCTGGTAGTTGGGAAACATTATCAGATACCAATCCTGATGTTATATTTCATTTAGCCACTCATCCTAGGTCTTTTAGCTTGCAGAACCCTGTTCGAAATATGGAAGTTAATGTATTAGGAACCTTGAATGTGTTAGAATTTGCAAAAAAGAAAAGATCTAAGGTTATCTATACAAGTAATAGTGGAATATGTGGAGATCCAAAATTTCTTCCAGTTACCGAAGACCACCAAGATGACTGTAAAACTCCATACGATGCCAATAAATTAGTTGGGGAAAATTATGCTAAAATTTATCATGAAATACACGGACTGCACACGATAACCTTCAGACTAGCAACAGTGTATGGGGAAAGACAACGCCCAAACTTAAGGTTGGGATGGAAGCCACTAATTCCTCAGCTGGTAGAAGACATTGAAAGTGGTAGAAATCCTATAATAAATTGGGACGGTGAACAAACACGCGATTTAATTCATGTAGATGATGTGGTCAGAGCTCTTATTTTGGGAGCTGAATCTGAAAAGTACGGAGGGGAAATGTTTCTTTTATCAACTAATGTTGAAACTTCAGTTAACAAAGTACTTCAATTAATATCAAAAATCACTGGAAAAAATGTAGAAGTCAAATATGTTGATAAATTGCCTGGAGATTTAAGAAGGATGGTTTTGTCGTATGAAAAAGCAAAAAACGCTTTTGGTTTTGTACCTCAAATTTCAGTGGAAATTGGAATACAAAGATATGTTAATTGGTATCGTAAGAATAAAAGATAA